One window of the Verrucomicrobiota bacterium genome contains the following:
- a CDS encoding zinc-dependent alcohol dehydrogenase family protein: MARIVRFHEPGGPEVLRLEDVDVPSPKPGEVRIAVKALGLNRAEAMFRAGRYWEEPQLPARLGYEAAGTVEAVGEGVQGLAPGDAVSTIPAFSQNQYGVYGEVALAPASAVTKHPSSLPWQEAAAVWMQYATAYGALIHAARLQAGDAVLIPAASSSVGLAAIQIANLLGATPIALTRRSNKRQLLLDAGAAHVVATEEEDLVGRVNELTGGKGARVTFDPVAGPTLAKLAATAAPGGIIIEYGALSSEPAPFPLLEVLGKSLTLRGYVLFEITGDPAKLEVAKKFIIDGLASGGLKPVIAKVFPLDEIVEAHRFLESNQQFGKIVVQV; the protein is encoded by the coding sequence ATGGCACGCATCGTTCGTTTTCATGAACCCGGAGGGCCCGAAGTCTTGCGGCTCGAGGATGTCGACGTCCCATCACCGAAGCCCGGCGAAGTGCGTATCGCGGTGAAAGCCCTTGGTCTGAACCGCGCGGAAGCGATGTTCCGCGCCGGCCGCTACTGGGAAGAGCCTCAACTGCCGGCCCGGCTGGGTTACGAAGCTGCAGGCACCGTGGAAGCCGTGGGCGAGGGGGTGCAGGGCTTGGCGCCGGGGGATGCCGTCAGCACGATTCCGGCCTTTTCGCAGAACCAATACGGGGTATATGGTGAGGTGGCCCTCGCGCCCGCCTCGGCGGTTACGAAGCATCCGTCCTCGTTACCCTGGCAGGAAGCTGCGGCGGTCTGGATGCAATATGCGACGGCTTACGGGGCACTGATCCACGCGGCCCGGCTTCAGGCCGGCGATGCCGTTCTGATCCCGGCGGCCTCGAGCAGCGTTGGCTTGGCTGCCATCCAGATCGCCAATCTTCTCGGGGCCACGCCCATAGCGTTAACCCGCCGGAGCAACAAGCGACAACTGTTGTTGGATGCCGGTGCGGCCCACGTCGTGGCCACTGAGGAAGAGGACCTCGTCGGGCGGGTAAACGAGCTCACAGGCGGCAAAGGCGCCCGCGTCACCTTCGATCCCGTAGCCGGCCCTACGCTGGCCAAACTTGCCGCGACTGCCGCGCCGGGCGGCATCATCATCGAATACGGCGCACTCAGCTCGGAACCGGCGCCTTTCCCGCTCCTGGAAGTTCTTGGCAAGTCCCTGACCTTGCGCGGCTATGTCCTGTTCGAGATCACGGGCGATCCCGCGAAACTCGAGGTCGCCAAAAAGTTTATCATCGATGGATTGGCTTCAGGCGGGCTCAAACCGGTCATTGCCAAGGTGTTCCCGCTCGACGAGATCGTCGAGGCCCACCGATTTCTTGAGAGTAATCAGCAATTCGGCAAGATCGTGGTGCAAGTGTGA